The DNA region AGTGGTCCAAAGAAGACATGTTCGTGGTCTAGCGCAGGCAAGAAAGGACTTTCATGACCTCACAACTCGATCTGTTCGTCAGTCCGCTGGGTCGGGTCGAAGGCGACCTCGACGTCCGGGTCACCATCGAAGACGGGGTCGTCACCTCGGCGTGGACCGAGGCGGCGATGTTCCGCGGTTTCGAGATCATCCTGCGCGGCAAGGACCCTCAGTCCGGGCTGGTGGTCTGCCCGCGGATCTGCGGCATCTGCGGGGGTAGCCATCTGTACAAGTCGGCCTACGCGCTGGACACGGCGTGGCGCACCCACATGCCGCACAACGCCACGCTGGTACGCAACATCTGTCAGGCCTGCGAGACGCTGCAGTCGATCCCGCGGTACTTCTATGCGCTGTTCGCGATCGATCTGACGAACAAGAACTACGCCAAGTCCGCGCTCTACGACGAAGCCGTCCGGCGTTTCGCCCCCTACGTGGGAACCAGTTACCAGCCCGGTGTGGTGCTCAGTGCCAAGCCGGTCGAGGTGTACGCCATCTACGGCGGGCAATGGCCTCACTCGAGTTTCATGGTGCCCGGAGGCGTCATGTGTGCGCCGACGCTGTCGGATGTCACCCGCTCGATCGCGATTCTGGAGCACTGGAACGACGCGTGGTTGGAAGGGCAGTGGCTGGGCTGTTCGGTGGACCGTTGGCTGGAGAACAAGACCTGGAACGACGTGCTGGCCTGGGTCGACGAGAACGAGGCCCAGTACAACAGCGACTGCGGCTTTTTCATCCGCTACTGCCTCGATGTCGGGCTGGACAAGTACGGACAGGGCGTGGGCAATTATCTGGCCACCGGAACGTATTTCGAGCCCTCGCTCTACGAGAACCCCACCATCGAGGGCCGCAACGCGGCGTTGATCGGACGGTCGGGAGTCTTCGCCGACGGGCGCTACTACGAATTCGATCAGGCCAACGTCCGAGAGGACGTCACCCATTCCTTCTATCAGGGGGACCGCCCGCTGCACCCGTTCGACGGCGAGACCATCCCGATCGACCCGGAACTGGGACGCAAGCAGGGCAAGTACAGCTGGGCCAAGTCCCCGCGCTACGCCGTCGGCGATCTGGGCAACATTCCGCTGGAAGCGGGCCCGCTGGCGCGCCGGATGGCCGCCGCCGGCCCGAACGCTGCGGCACACCAGGACGACGATCCGCTGTTCGGTGACATCTACAACACCATCGGCCCGTCGGTGATGGTCCGCCAGCTCGCCCGTATGCACGAGGCACCGAAGTATTACAAGTGGGCGCGGCAGTGGCTGGATGCGCTGGAGCTCAAGGAGAGCTTCTACACCAAGCCCACTGAGTACGCCGAGGGCAAAGGGTTCGGCTCGACTGAGGCCGCCCGCGGCTCGCTGTCGGACTGGATCGTCATCGAGGACAGCAAGATCAAGAACTATCAGGTGGTCACCCCAACGGCGTGGAACATCGGGCCTCGGGACGGCTCTGAGGTGCTCGGCCCGATCGAGCGGGCCCTGGTCGGTTCTCCGATCGTCGATGCCGAAGACCCCGTGGAGCTGGGTCACGTCGCGCGCAGCTTCGACTCCTGCCTGGTGTGTACGGTGCACGCCTACGACGGCAAAACCGGCAGGGAGCTGAATCGGTTCGTCATCAACGGGATGGTGTGAGCTGGTCGAACTGAACGACGTCGAAGTGAACGCAGCCGAAGTGAACGCAGCCGACCCGGCGGCGCAGCTGGAGCCGCCGGGCTGCGAGGTGCTGGTGATCGGCTGCGGGAACCTGCTGCGCGGCGACGACGGGGTGGGCCCGGTGCTGGTCCGACATCTGTGGGAACGCGGGGT from Mycobacterium sp. SMC-4 includes:
- a CDS encoding nickel-dependent hydrogenase large subunit, with product MTSQLDLFVSPLGRVEGDLDVRVTIEDGVVTSAWTEAAMFRGFEIILRGKDPQSGLVVCPRICGICGGSHLYKSAYALDTAWRTHMPHNATLVRNICQACETLQSIPRYFYALFAIDLTNKNYAKSALYDEAVRRFAPYVGTSYQPGVVLSAKPVEVYAIYGGQWPHSSFMVPGGVMCAPTLSDVTRSIAILEHWNDAWLEGQWLGCSVDRWLENKTWNDVLAWVDENEAQYNSDCGFFIRYCLDVGLDKYGQGVGNYLATGTYFEPSLYENPTIEGRNAALIGRSGVFADGRYYEFDQANVREDVTHSFYQGDRPLHPFDGETIPIDPELGRKQGKYSWAKSPRYAVGDLGNIPLEAGPLARRMAAAGPNAAAHQDDDPLFGDIYNTIGPSVMVRQLARMHEAPKYYKWARQWLDALELKESFYTKPTEYAEGKGFGSTEAARGSLSDWIVIEDSKIKNYQVVTPTAWNIGPRDGSEVLGPIERALVGSPIVDAEDPVELGHVARSFDSCLVCTVHAYDGKTGRELNRFVINGMV